One genomic region from Magallana gigas chromosome 3, xbMagGiga1.1, whole genome shotgun sequence encodes:
- the LOC105333954 gene encoding uncharacterized protein yields the protein MGKKCCSKVYAQMRNNRAVQIFVFFVMVGLNIADLTNDWLLYHDVDAAEEGLAFGPTEESVRIALLFFSITGAVIFLFEIINFGKDIFSGNPWLDMDIASAIVIWFEDIPQITISLVILACREEPISVFQLGKASVVILGALIRLFVGIVWACRRRSEEIECIYSSKGKNKDNCKKQKHPVIRFFMFLGLTLLVLGSCLIFLFTQTTWKHSGFLEFHEPHSLFEGEYVDEHYFQRVGIYGNIGFLDTRNKSKQNTPLEDQWVRMFEIHDLRHDYKSIVIALEFSNDRSYLQVTKIIPKYNKTIDCFNIDRTEGINITSDPPCSKSSTMTKTYKIIFKFEYVSPTNHLILGDIVYNVMGTVHDKCEQGSVTEDPATGNSYIMVGNFTTALRYYQVKEDYKGNGYMIPSNSSSRPKLDFYSPQFHLTDITSVWKTGFLGCKYSGSVSPHNDFKLSTNCDI from the coding sequence ATGGGGAAGAAGTGTTGCAGTAAAGTGTACGCTCAGATGAGAAACAATCGGGCTGTGCAAATATTTGTGTTCTTTGTGATGGTTGGTCTGAACATTGCTGATTTGACTAACGATTGGCTTCTATATCATGATGTGGACGCAGCTGAAGAAGGCCTCGCCTTTGGACCCACCGAAGAGAGTGTCCGCATTGCCCTCCTGTTTTTCTCCATCACGGGTGCTGTCATTTTTCTGTTTGAAATCATCAACTTTGGAAAAGATATTTTCAGTGGTAACCCTTGGTTAGACATGGACATTGCCTCCGCTATAGTGATCTGGTTTGAAGATATTCCACAGATTACCATAAGTCTTGTAATTCTGGCTTGCAGGGAAGAACCCATCAGTGTCTTTCAGCTAGGGAAAGCCTCTGTGGTTATTCTTGGGGCCCTCATACGACTCTTTGTTGGTATTGTGTGGGCCTGCCGCAGAAGGTCTGAAGAAATTGAATGCATTTACAGCAGCAAGGGCAAAAATAAAGACAACTGCAAGAAACAGAAACATCCTGTCATTAGATTCTTCATGTTTCTGGGACTAACTCTCCTGGTGCTCGGATCATGTCTTATATTTCTCTTCACCCAAACAACTTGGAAACACTCTGGGTTTTTGGAATTCCATGAGCCTCACTCACTATTTGAAGGGGAGTACGTTGACGAGCATTATTTTCAAAGAGTTGGGATCTATGGAAATATAGGCTTCTTGGACACGCGAAATAAGTCCAAACAAAATACTCCACTGGAAGATCAGTGGGTCAGGATGTTTGAAATCCACGATCTACGTCATGACTACAAGAGCATTGTAATTGCTCTCGAATTCTCAAACGATAGATCATATCTACAGGTCACAAAGATAATTCCCAAATACAACAAAACAATAGACTGCTTCAATATAGATAGAACAGAGGGCATAAACATTACATCAGACCCGCCATGCTCAAAATCATCCACCATGACCAAGACTtataaaatcatctttaaatttgaatatgttTCCCCCACCAACCACCTGATCCTTGGCGACATTGTATACAACGTGATGGGAACCGTGCATGATAAATGTGAGCAGGGGTCGGTCACAGAGGACCCTGCCACAGGAAACAGTTACATCATGGTGGGGAACTTTACGACCGCCCTGAGGTACTACCAGGTCAAAGAAGACTACAAAGGCAATGGCTACATGATTCCCAGCAATTCCTCGTCAAGACCAAAGTTAGATTTTTACTCTCCACAGTTCCACTTAACGGACATAACATCCGTGTGGAAAACCGGCTTCCTTGGCTGCAAATATTCAGGCAGTGTTTCTCCacataatgattttaaactttcCACAAACTGTGATATCTGA